From a single Mus caroli chromosome X, CAROLI_EIJ_v1.1, whole genome shotgun sequence genomic region:
- the Ndp gene encoding norrin — protein sequence MRNHVLAASISMLSLLAIMGDTDSKTESSFLMDSQRCMRHHYVDSISHPLYKCSSKMVLLARCEGHCSQASRSEPLVSFSTVLKQPFRSSCHCCRPQTSKLKALRLRCSGGMRLTATYRYILSCHCEECSS from the exons ATGAGAAATCATGTACTAGCTGCATCCATTTCTATGCTCTCCCTGCTGGCCATAATGGGAGATACAGACAGCAAAACAGAAAGTTCATTTCTGATGGACTCTCAACGCTGCATGAGACACCATTATGTCGATTCTATCAGTCACCCACTGTACAAATGTAGCTCAAAG ATGGTGCTCCTGGCCAGATGTGAGGGGCACTGCAGCCAGGCATCACGATCTGAGCCCTTGGTGTCCTTCAGCACTGTCCTCAAGCAACCTTTCCGTTCCTCCTGTCACTGCTGCCGACCCCAGACTTCCAAGCTGAAGGCTCTGCGTCTGCGCTGCTCAGGGGGCATGCGACTTACTGCCACTTACCGGTACATCCTCTCCTGTCACTGTGAGGAATGCAGCTCCTGA